A genome region from Bradyrhizobium commune includes the following:
- a CDS encoding thiamine pyrophosphate-binding protein, whose amino-acid sequence MKNKITGRSAFLALLKDEGITHLFGNPGTTELPIMHALKDHPDLTYVMAMQESLVVAIADGYSRASGKLVACNVHVAPGLGNAMGSLYNAQFTGTPMILTAGQQEQGHGLMEPVLYGPLVRMAEPLVKWAVEVTRLEDLPRIVRRAAKVAMTPPTGPVFISLPGDILNSEAGIDLGRSTRIDARTKPSDEALRAFAARLLKAERPVVVTMDEVVKSDALKEAAELAELLGAAAYQSSTPYGSHFLSESPSFVGTLARVQKAARDTLAPYDLLVALGGDPVRMSVYSEVDPLPDGLPILQVGLADWEIAKNFGAEIALKADVKETLRALIPVLKEMGGAILVQRARQRLAELAPKNWSARRAALVEQIGRSAGRAPIDPDYLVLQMVEAMPANAILVDEGLTSSRQITALRPHRDRYGYHGLASGGIGWGLPASVGASIANPDRPVVCFSGDGSAMYSIQSLWTAAHHKLPLNVVIANNGGYRIIKQRLLAFHGDDNYVGMDFADPPVDFAGMAKALGCEAIKVSDHRELKAALSSAFNRPGTKLIEVMVDGKV is encoded by the coding sequence ATGAAGAACAAGATCACCGGCCGCTCCGCTTTTCTCGCGCTGCTCAAGGACGAGGGCATTACGCACCTGTTCGGCAATCCCGGTACCACCGAGCTGCCGATCATGCATGCGCTGAAGGACCATCCCGACCTCACCTATGTGATGGCGATGCAGGAGAGCCTGGTGGTGGCGATCGCCGACGGCTACAGCCGCGCCTCCGGGAAGCTGGTCGCATGCAATGTCCACGTCGCGCCCGGCCTCGGCAATGCGATGGGCTCGCTCTACAACGCCCAGTTCACGGGCACGCCGATGATCCTGACCGCGGGCCAGCAGGAGCAGGGCCACGGCCTGATGGAGCCGGTGCTCTACGGACCCTTGGTGCGCATGGCCGAGCCGCTGGTGAAATGGGCCGTCGAGGTGACGCGGCTTGAGGATCTGCCGCGCATCGTGCGCCGCGCTGCCAAGGTCGCGATGACGCCGCCGACCGGGCCGGTGTTCATCTCGCTGCCGGGCGACATCCTCAACAGCGAGGCCGGCATCGATCTCGGTCGTTCCACCCGCATCGATGCACGAACAAAACCGTCGGACGAGGCGCTGCGCGCCTTTGCTGCGCGCCTGTTGAAAGCCGAGCGCCCGGTGGTCGTCACCATGGACGAGGTGGTGAAGAGCGATGCGCTGAAGGAGGCTGCCGAGCTCGCCGAGCTGCTGGGCGCCGCCGCCTACCAGTCCTCGACGCCCTATGGCTCGCACTTCCTCTCCGAGAGCCCGAGCTTCGTCGGCACGCTGGCGCGTGTGCAGAAGGCCGCGCGCGATACGCTCGCACCCTACGATCTGTTGGTCGCGCTCGGCGGCGATCCTGTACGCATGTCGGTCTATAGCGAGGTCGACCCGCTGCCGGACGGATTGCCCATTCTCCAGGTCGGCCTGGCTGATTGGGAGATCGCCAAGAATTTTGGTGCGGAGATTGCGCTCAAGGCCGATGTGAAGGAGACGCTGCGTGCGCTGATCCCGGTGCTGAAGGAGATGGGCGGCGCCATACTGGTGCAACGCGCCAGGCAGCGCCTCGCCGAGCTGGCGCCGAAGAATTGGAGCGCGCGCCGTGCCGCGTTGGTCGAGCAGATCGGCAGGAGTGCAGGCCGAGCGCCGATCGATCCAGACTATCTGGTGCTGCAAATGGTCGAGGCGATGCCGGCCAATGCCATCCTCGTCGACGAAGGCCTCACCTCCAGCCGCCAGATCACGGCGCTGCGTCCGCACCGCGATCGCTACGGCTATCACGGGCTCGCCTCCGGCGGCATCGGCTGGGGTCTGCCGGCCTCGGTCGGCGCCAGCATCGCCAATCCGGATCGACCTGTCGTTTGTTTCTCAGGCGACGGCAGCGCGATGTATTCGATCCAGTCGCTGTGGACGGCGGCGCATCACAAGCTGCCGCTCAACGTCGTCATCGCCAACAATGGCGGCTATCGCATCATCAAGCAGCGCCTGCTTGCCTTCCATGGCGATGACAATTACGTCGGCATGGATTTCGCCGATCCGCCGGTGGATTTCGCCGGCATGGCGAAGGCGCTGGGCTGCGAAGCGATCAAGGTCAGTGATCACCGTGAGCTGAAGGCGGCGCTGTCGTCGGCGTTCAACCGGCCGGGAACGAAGCTGATCGAGGTGATGGTGGACGGGAAGGTGTGA
- a CDS encoding TfoX/Sxy family protein, protein MAYDEGTAARVRRLLAGQRHVAEKKMMGGLCFMVDNVMCCTISGRGGMLFRVGPEAHAGMLKKPHTSPMEMRGRIMTGFVRVSDEGTRTEAGLRVWVKRALDFVATMPAKPPAKKAAPRTAAPTSTKAKAPPRGRVRTGLRR, encoded by the coding sequence ATGGCTTACGATGAAGGCACCGCCGCACGGGTTCGCAGATTGCTGGCAGGCCAACGCCACGTGGCGGAAAAGAAGATGATGGGCGGGCTTTGCTTCATGGTGGACAACGTCATGTGCTGCACCATCAGCGGCCGTGGCGGCATGCTGTTTCGTGTCGGCCCGGAAGCGCATGCGGGCATGTTGAAAAAGCCACACACGAGCCCAATGGAAATGCGCGGGCGCATCATGACCGGCTTCGTCCGGGTGTCCGACGAGGGCACGCGAACCGAGGCCGGGCTCAGGGTCTGGGTGAAACGCGCACTCGATTTCGTGGCAACGATGCCGGCCAAGCCGCCGGCGAAGAAGGCTGCGCCGCGCACGGCGGCGCCGACAAGCACAAAGGCTAAAGCGCCTCCTCGCGGCCGAGTTCGAACAGGTCTTCGCCGCTAG
- a CDS encoding GFA family protein, whose protein sequence is MAKAAAAAGIATGQCLCGKVTFEIDVPARWAWHDHSASSRRAHGAAYATYVGSWKTRFRITSGKTALTRYEDKATKTARSFCAHCGTPIAYERPRGPHMVNIPRALFKERTGRQPLYHIAIEELQEWAYTGEPLVPLKGFPGVVWQRSKKKKRASGEDLFELGREEAL, encoded by the coding sequence ATGGCAAAAGCCGCAGCTGCCGCAGGTATCGCCACCGGCCAGTGCCTCTGCGGCAAGGTTACCTTCGAGATCGACGTCCCCGCGCGCTGGGCCTGGCACGATCATTCGGCCAGTAGCCGCCGTGCCCATGGCGCGGCCTACGCCACCTATGTCGGCAGCTGGAAAACGCGCTTTCGCATCACCTCTGGCAAGACCGCGCTCACCCGCTACGAGGACAAGGCGACCAAAACCGCGCGCAGCTTCTGCGCCCATTGCGGCACGCCGATCGCCTATGAGCGCCCGCGTGGTCCGCATATGGTCAACATCCCCCGCGCACTGTTCAAAGAGCGCACCGGCCGCCAGCCGCTTTATCACATCGCGATCGAAGAGCTCCAGGAATGGGCCTATACCGGCGAACCGCTGGTGCCGCTGAAGGGCTTTCCGGGCGTGGTCTGGCAGCGCTCGAAAAAGAAGAAGCGCGCTAGCGGCGAAGACCTGTTCGAACTCGGCCGCGAGGAGGCGCTTTAG
- a CDS encoding alkene reductase, producing MKYPALFQPLQVGPYKLAHRVAMAPLTRMRAERESFSPRPLNAEYYGQRATPGGLIIAEASPVLSHGRGNPATPGIYSEAQIAGWRKVVDAVHAKGGIIFLQIWHVGRVSHSSFHGGAMPVSASAIAIKAEGMKAMTADGKIADYETPRALETDEVKGIVEAFRLGAKNALAAGFDGVEIHGANGYLLEQFLQSRSNQRTDQYGGSIENRARLLLEVTQAAIDVWGANRVGVRLSPHGIANDSGEPDPMPLYTHVVKALDKLGLAYLHFIEPRSSGAGRADVHWENVPSAMVLFRPHYSGVLMTAGGFTGESANAAIADGHADIIAFGRIFISNPDLPRRLAHDYPITPYSRATFYGGEEKGYTDYPVYELTPA from the coding sequence ATGAAATATCCGGCGTTGTTCCAACCGTTGCAGGTCGGTCCGTACAAGCTCGCGCATCGCGTCGCGATGGCGCCGCTCACCCGGATGCGGGCCGAGCGTGAGAGCTTTTCGCCGCGGCCGCTCAACGCCGAATATTACGGCCAGCGCGCCACGCCAGGCGGCCTGATCATCGCCGAGGCGTCGCCAGTGCTCTCGCACGGCCGCGGCAATCCGGCGACGCCGGGCATCTATTCGGAGGCGCAGATTGCCGGCTGGCGTAAGGTGGTCGACGCCGTGCACGCCAAGGGCGGCATCATCTTCCTCCAGATCTGGCATGTCGGCCGCGTCTCGCATTCCTCGTTCCACGGTGGCGCGATGCCGGTGTCGGCCTCGGCGATCGCGATCAAGGCGGAAGGCATGAAGGCGATGACCGCCGACGGCAAGATCGCCGATTACGAGACGCCCCGCGCGCTGGAGACCGACGAGGTCAAGGGCATCGTCGAAGCGTTCCGGCTGGGCGCGAAGAACGCGCTCGCCGCCGGCTTCGACGGCGTCGAGATCCACGGCGCCAACGGCTATCTGCTCGAGCAGTTTTTGCAGTCGCGCAGCAATCAGCGCACCGACCAATATGGCGGGTCGATCGAGAACCGCGCGCGGCTGCTGCTTGAAGTCACGCAGGCCGCGATCGACGTCTGGGGCGCCAACCGCGTCGGCGTGCGGCTGTCGCCGCACGGCATCGCCAACGATTCCGGCGAGCCTGATCCGATGCCGCTCTACACCCATGTGGTGAAGGCGCTCGACAAGCTCGGTCTGGCCTATCTGCATTTCATCGAGCCGCGTTCGAGCGGCGCCGGTCGTGCGGACGTTCATTGGGAGAACGTGCCCTCGGCCATGGTGCTGTTCCGTCCGCACTACAGCGGGGTGCTCATGACCGCTGGCGGCTTTACCGGTGAGAGCGCCAATGCCGCGATCGCCGACGGCCACGCCGACATCATCGCCTTCGGCCGGATCTTCATCTCCAACCCCGACCTGCCGCGGCGCCTCGCGCACGATTACCCGATCACGCCATATAGCCGCGCGACGTTCTATGGCGGCGAGGAGAAGGGCTATACGGATTATCCCGTGTACGAATTGACGCCGGCGTAA
- a CDS encoding aldehyde dehydrogenase family protein: MAVSQAIPITRHPFANGSYKQMLIDGKWVDAASGKRFETHNPATGELLATVAEGDKEDIDRAVSAARRAFEGPWSKVKPFERQNLLLKLADLVEKNFDELSQLDTLDMGAPLSRTRAYRLRAVGMLRYYAGQTTAIHGETVENSLPGEIFSYTLKEPVGVVGAIIPWNGPLTATIWKIGPAIATGCTVVLKPAEEAPLTSLRIAELAMEAGVPAGVINVVPGYGETAGAALASHHDVDKVAFTGSHVTGQSIIRASAGNLKRVSLELGGKSPDIVFGDADLDAAVPGAAMAVFANSGQICSAGTRLFVEQSIYEEFVGRVAEFGKKLQVGNGLDPNTQIGPLVSEQQLERVTGYLDIGQKEGAKALAGGGRVTEGALAKGFFVSPTVFANVQDNMRIAQEEIFGPVISAIAFKDMDELIKRANNTTFGLGSGLWTRDVSKAHAVAKSLRAGSVWVNCYQAMDPAMPFGGYKMSGYGRESGKQHVEEYLNVKAVWIKTA; the protein is encoded by the coding sequence ATGGCTGTGTCGCAGGCTATTCCGATCACGCGCCATCCGTTCGCCAACGGGTCCTACAAGCAGATGCTGATCGATGGGAAGTGGGTCGACGCGGCCTCCGGCAAGCGCTTCGAAACCCATAACCCAGCGACCGGCGAACTGCTCGCAACCGTCGCCGAGGGCGACAAGGAAGATATCGACCGCGCCGTCTCGGCCGCCCGCCGCGCCTTCGAGGGGCCCTGGAGCAAGGTCAAGCCGTTCGAGCGGCAGAACCTGCTGCTCAAGCTCGCCGATCTCGTCGAGAAAAATTTCGACGAATTGTCGCAGCTCGACACGCTCGACATGGGCGCTCCGCTCAGCCGCACCCGCGCCTACCGCCTGCGTGCCGTCGGCATGCTGCGCTATTACGCCGGCCAGACCACTGCGATCCACGGCGAGACCGTCGAGAACTCGCTACCCGGCGAGATCTTCTCCTACACGCTGAAGGAGCCTGTCGGCGTCGTCGGCGCCATCATTCCCTGGAACGGTCCGCTCACCGCGACGATCTGGAAGATCGGCCCGGCGATCGCGACCGGTTGCACCGTGGTGCTGAAGCCCGCCGAAGAAGCGCCGCTGACCTCGCTGCGCATCGCCGAGCTCGCGATGGAAGCCGGCGTGCCGGCAGGCGTCATCAACGTCGTCCCCGGATACGGCGAGACCGCGGGCGCAGCGCTTGCCTCGCATCACGACGTCGACAAGGTTGCCTTCACCGGCTCGCATGTCACGGGACAGTCGATCATCCGCGCCTCGGCCGGCAACCTCAAGCGCGTCTCGCTCGAGCTCGGCGGCAAGTCGCCGGACATCGTGTTTGGCGACGCCGATCTCGATGCCGCCGTGCCGGGTGCGGCGATGGCGGTGTTCGCCAACTCCGGCCAGATCTGCAGCGCGGGCACGCGCCTGTTCGTCGAGCAGTCGATCTACGAAGAGTTCGTCGGCCGCGTCGCCGAGTTCGGCAAGAAGCTGCAAGTCGGCAACGGCCTCGATCCGAACACCCAGATCGGACCGCTGGTGTCCGAGCAGCAGCTCGAGCGCGTCACCGGCTATCTCGACATCGGCCAGAAGGAAGGCGCCAAGGCGCTCGCCGGCGGCGGCCGCGTCACCGAAGGCGCGTTGGCCAAGGGCTTCTTCGTCTCGCCGACCGTGTTCGCCAATGTCCAGGACAACATGCGCATCGCGCAGGAGGAGATCTTCGGTCCGGTGATCTCAGCGATCGCCTTCAAGGACATGGACGAGCTGATCAAGCGCGCCAACAACACCACATTCGGCCTCGGCTCGGGCCTGTGGACGCGCGACGTCAGTAAGGCGCACGCGGTCGCGAAGAGCCTGCGCGCCGGCTCGGTGTGGGTGAATTGCTACCAGGCGATGGACCCCGCCATGCCCTTCGGCGGCTACAAGATGAGCGGCTACGGCCGCGAATCCGGCAAGCAGCATGTCGAGGAATATCTCAACGTGAAGGCCGTCTGGATCAAGACGGCGTAG
- a CDS encoding SDR family NAD(P)-dependent oxidoreductase, whose translation MPHPVITKNNVAVVTGGASGIGLAAATAFARAGMKVCIVDVDQARLAEAATKLSSIAGTPNVMTSAVDVSNAESVKELERAVGARFGGTDLLMNNAGIQPGSTLFGEPDNWHHIIGVNMWGIINGSRIFTPNMIARGKAGLIINTGSKQGITTPPGDPAYNVSKAGVKAFTEALQHELRNTKDCHITAHLLIPGFVFTGLTAKGRTEKPAAAWTPEQTVDFMLARLEAGDFYILCPDNDVPRALDEKRMLWAAGDIVENRPPLSRWHPDHADAFARFVKGE comes from the coding sequence ATGCCGCATCCCGTCATCACCAAGAACAACGTCGCCGTGGTCACCGGGGGTGCGTCCGGCATCGGCCTTGCCGCGGCCACGGCCTTCGCGCGCGCCGGGATGAAGGTGTGCATCGTCGATGTCGACCAGGCGCGGCTAGCCGAGGCCGCAACAAAACTGTCATCCATCGCGGGAACCCCGAATGTGATGACCTCCGCAGTCGACGTCAGCAACGCCGAGAGCGTCAAGGAACTGGAACGCGCGGTGGGCGCGCGTTTCGGCGGCACCGACCTCTTGATGAACAATGCCGGCATCCAGCCGGGCAGCACGCTGTTCGGCGAGCCAGACAATTGGCATCACATCATTGGCGTCAACATGTGGGGCATAATCAACGGGTCGCGCATCTTCACTCCCAACATGATCGCGCGCGGCAAGGCCGGGCTGATCATTAACACCGGCTCGAAGCAAGGCATCACCACACCGCCCGGCGATCCCGCCTACAACGTCTCCAAGGCGGGCGTAAAAGCGTTTACGGAAGCGCTCCAGCACGAGCTCCGAAATACGAAAGACTGCCACATTACGGCGCATCTGCTGATCCCCGGCTTCGTATTCACCGGCTTGACCGCAAAGGGCCGCACCGAAAAACCGGCCGCCGCGTGGACGCCAGAGCAGACCGTGGATTTCATGCTGGCCCGGCTCGAGGCCGGCGATTTCTACATCCTGTGCCCGGACAACGATGTGCCGCGCGCGCTCGACGAGAAGCGGATGCTGTGGGCGGCCGGCGACATCGTCGAGAACCGTCCGCCGCTGTCACGCTGGCACCCGGACCATGCGGATGCGTTCGCGAGGTTCGTGAAGGGCGAATAG
- a CDS encoding Rieske (2Fe-2S) protein, with amino-acid sequence MARHIVARTTEIPPGGNKVVDIAGRDIVVFHVNGEFFALLNRCPHEGAPLEKAACVARLTSPEPGVYERSRVGEMLRCPWHGWEFDMRSGQSWFDPNRVKIRSYPVAVERGEELQKGPYVAETFPVHVEDSYVIVEI; translated from the coding sequence ATGGCCCGTCACATCGTCGCGCGCACAACCGAGATCCCGCCCGGCGGCAACAAGGTCGTCGATATCGCCGGGCGCGACATCGTTGTGTTCCATGTCAACGGCGAGTTCTTTGCGCTCCTGAACCGCTGCCCGCACGAGGGCGCCCCACTGGAGAAAGCCGCCTGTGTGGCGCGGCTGACCTCGCCCGAGCCCGGCGTCTATGAGCGGTCGCGCGTCGGCGAGATGCTGCGCTGTCCCTGGCATGGCTGGGAATTCGACATGCGCAGCGGCCAGTCCTGGTTCGATCCGAACCGCGTCAAGATCCGGTCATATCCGGTCGCGGTCGAGCGCGGCGAGGAATTGCAGAAGGGCCCCTATGTCGCCGAGACCTTCCCGGTGCATGTCGAGGACAGCTATGTGATTGTCGAGATCTGA